A single genomic interval of Hyphomicrobium methylovorum harbors:
- a CDS encoding helix-turn-helix transcriptional regulator — MIGDALRCIRKFHDLNQSAAAEKLGISKSYLSEIESETKEPTLQLIQRYADVFKLPASSILFFAENYAQPQRRAGAQKIVAGKILALMRFLEARSEEAP, encoded by the coding sequence ATGATCGGCGATGCCCTACGCTGTATCCGTAAATTTCATGATCTCAATCAGAGTGCCGCTGCGGAAAAGCTCGGCATATCCAAATCCTATCTCAGCGAAATCGAAAGCGAGACCAAGGAGCCGACGCTCCAATTGATCCAACGATATGCGGACGTCTTCAAACTGCCGGCATCATCGATCCTGTTTTTCGCCGAGAACTACGCGCAGCCGCAACGCCGGGCCGGCGCGCAGAAGATTGTCGCGGGAAAGATTTTGGCGCTGATGCGATTTCTTGAGGCTCGGTCGGAGGAAGCGCCGTGA